AGGCTGAGGAGAAGGATTATCTTTCCAAATGGACTATACAGGGAATTGTTAAGCAATACTCCGACTTTGTCTCCTACCCCATTTATTTAAAAGATGTTTCTGAAAAAAAGGAAAAGGACGAGAAAGAAGAACCTTTAAATTCAATGCAAGCATTATGGACTCGCTCGAAAGATGATGTGACAGAAGATGAGTATAAAGAGTTCTATCGTCATATCACTCATGATTGGGATGAGCCTCTTGAGCGTATTCAGTACAAAGCTGAGGGTGTGACAGAGTTTAATGCTCTTCTTTATATCCCTTCACGTCCGCCCATGGATTTGTTTTTCCAAAATTCAAAACATGGCATTCAGCTGTACATCCGCAGAGTTTTTATCATGAGCGATTGTAAAGATCTTATGCCGGAGTATTTGCGCTTCGTTAAAGGTGTTGTTGACTCAGAAAACCTTTCTCTCAACGTTTCTCGAGAGATATTACAGCAGGACAGAACAACTGCTGTGATCAAAAAGAGCCTTACTCACAAAATACTGGATGCTCTTAAAAAGATGAAGACGGAAGATGCTGAGAAATACGATAAGTTCTGGAAAAACTTTGGCGTAGTTTTGAAAGAGGGTATTATTTCCGATTTCAAAAACAAAGAAATCATCATGGAACTTTGTCTTTTTGACAGTTCAAAGGGTGGGCAAACAACTTTAGAGAACTATGTCTCTAATATGCAAAAAGAACAGAAAAAGATTTACTACATTACCGGTGCAACATCAGAACAGTTAGCTAAATCGCCTAAATTAGAGGCATTAAAAGCGAGAGGGATAGAAGTTTTATTGCTTGGAGATACAGTTGATGAGGTATGGGTAAACAACATGCCTAAGTTTAAAGATTATGACTTTGTCTCAATAGCAGCAGAGGATGTAGATTTACCGGACAGCAATACGGAAGAAGAAAACAAAGGAAAAGAAAAAATAGAGAAGAGCGGTTTCGTGGATAAAATAAAGAAGGCTCTAACTGACACAGTTGAAGATGTAAAGCTTTCTACCAGACTGGTAGATTCTCCTGCCTGTTACGTACAAAAGGGAGAAGCTATTTCACCGCACATGAGAAACTTTTTCAAATCCATGGGACAGGAAGTTCCGGAGGAAAAACGTATTCTGGAACTCAATCCCAATCATCCTTTAGTGAAACAAGCTGTCGAAGATTCAGAGAAGGATGATTCTAATATGAAAGATTGGGGAGAAATATTTCTCGCACTTGCCTCAATTGCTGATGGAGAACCAGTTGCAAATGGGAAAGAGTTTACAGATTTAATAAGTAAAATGATTAAATAGCATGTTGAGAAAAACGGCATCCCTCTCTTATGAAGGATGCCGTTTTTTATTTCTGTTTTATTAAATTATCAGTGATATTTTTCTGTTTTTTTGTACGGTTGTGGATTATTAATCGTCGTTTGTTGTAACAGAAGGTTTCTGATCCTGGGATAATATGTTATTGCCGTTGAATTGCGAATGCGATTTGTTCAAGGCAAAACCTTTTATAACAGCTCTCAGATCGCCACGACGAGCGTCTTTTGGCAACGCCAATTCTAAAAGTTGTCCTGCTCCACAATGGCTACAAGTCCACATTACTCTCGTCGTGCCGGACAAATCAGGTCCCCCTGCTATGACTTTCATTTCACCACATTTTTGACAGCCTACTATAAGCATCTTTTATCTCCTATTAGTGAAGAGCCACTGTTATTTTAACAGGACCTTCTGTATAAATATTATTTGCGGCTCTTATTTTTAGTTTCTTTTCCTGGTCGCTTCCGACCGCCTCTATTAAAATTGTCATAATTTCAGATGTATCAACACTACCTACATTTCCAGTAAGAGGATCTCTTAGCAACCCGTCTTTTACTGCTTTACTGTTTAATTCTTTTAGTGCATTGAATATAAGCTCTTCAAGTTCAGGTCTTGTTATTTGGGGTTTTATTTTTTTCTCAACAAGTATTTGGTTTGCTTCATAAACTAATTTAGTCTTGTAAGAATCTACTCGTGCACGTACATGTTCACCTTCAACTGCATTTGTCATAGCTGTCATACGAATAACCCAACGTTCATTTGTATTGACTAATTTTTTTCTCACGGCATCCTTTGTGCCTTCATCTAAAATAGGTGCTAAAACTTCTTCTTTTTTCTTGCCGAAGCGATATGCCAAAAGCGTGGTTGCCTCATCGGTAAGCCTCTCAAAAACTGAATCGATTTCAATTACAGTTCCGCCTTTTAAAGTGACAGCCCTCTGAGCCAATATTTCTCCGGTTATAGTAGCAATTCTCCCCTCTCTTAAGCGTTGAATGTTTCCTCTTAGCTCTTCAGACTCTCTTTTTAGTGATTGTACTGAAATTTCAAGATTCTTGCTTTCTTCCGCTAAAGCTGTATTCGCTTTTATCAGAGTAGTTTGTTCTGCCTTTGCTTTTGACATCTGGGTTTCCATATCATGAATTTTTGAGACGGTTTCAGCCAGATCCTTTGTCTTCTTTGATAAATTTTTTGAAATTTCCTGCAACTCTTTTTGTTTTTCCTGAAGGTCTCCTTTATTTGTAAAAAGCTCCAGCTCCATTTTCTCTAAAGTTGACCTATTGCTTTGCAGTTCAGCTGTTAAGGTCG
This genomic stretch from Synergistaceae bacterium harbors:
- the htpG gene encoding molecular chaperone HtpG produces the protein MATKVEKHEFQSEAKQVLELMIHSVYSNPDIFLRELISNASDALDKLRIESLSNQELSDMAKDGRIDIAIDKEKNILSVSDNGIGMTKEDLMSYLGTIARSGTKEFMEVIQKAKSDSSSDLIGQFGVGFYSSFMVADKVTVETRKAGEEKTYIWESEGDGSYTIADGNRESNGTTITLHVKKMGEDKEAEEKDYLSKWTIQGIVKQYSDFVSYPIYLKDVSEKKEKDEKEEPLNSMQALWTRSKDDVTEDEYKEFYRHITHDWDEPLERIQYKAEGVTEFNALLYIPSRPPMDLFFQNSKHGIQLYIRRVFIMSDCKDLMPEYLRFVKGVVDSENLSLNVSREILQQDRTTAVIKKSLTHKILDALKKMKTEDAEKYDKFWKNFGVVLKEGIISDFKNKEIIMELCLFDSSKGGQTTLENYVSNMQKEQKKIYYITGATSEQLAKSPKLEALKARGIEVLLLGDTVDEVWVNNMPKFKDYDFVSIAAEDVDLPDSNTEEENKGKEKIEKSGFVDKIKKALTDTVEDVKLSTRLVDSPACYVQKGEAISPHMRNFFKSMGQEVPEEKRILELNPNHPLVKQAVEDSEKDDSNMKDWGEIFLALASIADGEPVANGKEFTDLISKMIK
- a CDS encoding DUF3084 domain-containing protein yields the protein MFEIFKEINWTLIGTLILVGALVAWAGDFVGMHLGKKRITFFNLRPRHTSRIITVITGIGISIFSLFAISTASDTVRTALFSMNYVRNQVTTLTAELQSNRSTLEKMELELFTNKGDLQEKQKELQEISKNLSKKTKDLAETVSKIHDMETQMSKAKAEQTTLIKANTALAEESKNLEISVQSLKRESEELRGNIQRLREGRIATITGEILAQRAVTLKGGTVIEIDSVFERLTDEATTLLAYRFGKKKEEVLAPILDEGTKDAVRKKLVNTNERWVIRMTAMTNAVEGEHVRARVDSYKTKLVYEANQILVEKKIKPQITRPELEELIFNALKELNSKAVKDGLLRDPLTGNVGSVDTSEIMTILIEAVGSDQEKKLKIRAANNIYTEGPVKITVALH